In bacterium, a genomic segment contains:
- a CDS encoding ABC transporter permease has protein sequence MKRDRPGLLARLSEILRPHEPISRSAYLAGVGASAAGIFSLWAILTYGGFVTPLFLPSPSDIVRAAAALIADGSLAEHAWASVSVIVTGWVLAVLLAVPLGILMGTLKFVEALLEPIVNFVRYLPVSAMIPLLILYVGIGTPQKVAVIFIGTFFQLILLIADVSAGVPKDLLDSAYTLGAGRGDVFGRVLLPATLPGVMDNLRITMGWAWTYLIVAELVAANRGLGYMILDAGRGLFTDRIFVGLFTIGLLGFVFDLTFKRLHRLLLPWSPKI, from the coding sequence GTGAAACGCGACCGACCCGGGCTGCTGGCCCGGCTAAGCGAGATCCTGCGGCCGCACGAGCCGATCTCCCGCAGCGCGTACCTGGCAGGGGTGGGCGCGTCGGCCGCAGGGATTTTCTCGCTGTGGGCCATCCTGACTTACGGCGGCTTCGTCACCCCGCTGTTCCTGCCGTCGCCGTCTGACATCGTGCGGGCCGCGGCCGCGCTTATCGCCGACGGCAGCCTGGCCGAGCATGCCTGGGCCAGCGTCAGCGTAATCGTCACGGGATGGGTGCTGGCGGTGCTGCTGGCGGTGCCGCTCGGCATCCTGATGGGCACGCTCAAGTTCGTCGAAGCCTTGTTGGAACCCATCGTGAACTTCGTACGCTACCTGCCGGTAAGCGCGATGATCCCGCTGCTGATCCTCTACGTCGGGATCGGCACCCCGCAGAAGGTGGCGGTGATCTTCATCGGCACCTTCTTCCAGTTGATCCTGCTGATAGCGGACGTGTCCGCGGGCGTGCCCAAGGACCTGCTCGACAGCGCCTACACGTTGGGCGCCGGCCGCGGCGACGTCTTCGGACGCGTGCTCCTACCCGCCACCCTGCCGGGGGTGATGGACAACCTCCGCATCACGATGGGGTGGGCCTGGACCTACTTGATCGTCGCCGAACTGGTGGCGGCCAACCGCGGGCTGGGGTACATGATCCTGGACGCCGGCCGCGGGCTGTTCACCGACCGGATCTTCGTCGGGTTGTTCACCATCGGCCTGCTGGGCTTCGTCTTCGATTTGACCTTCAAACGCCTTCACAGGTTGCTGCTGCCTTGGTCACCGAAGATCTGA